A genome region from Microbacterium terricola includes the following:
- a CDS encoding LacI family DNA-binding transcriptional regulator, protein MSDDAPGRRPSIRDVARLAGVSHQTVSRVLNEHPSIRPETRERVLTVMAELQYRPNRAARALVTSRSQTIGILSASSTMYGPASSIASIEAAAQERGYWVSTANIDASAPQSIPDGIAHLMAQSIEGLVVIAPQVRVFRALAAQQLDIPYVTLQSTGLDPDHTLTVDQIGGARLATKHLISLGHRQIYHLAGPQDWIEAEARMRGFLEEMSANDIPTTAPILGDWTAEFGYYAGRELLRVRDFTAIFSSNDQMALGLMHAIRDEGLDVPRDISIVGFDDIPEAAHFWPPLTTVRQDFAELGRRCVDLLLGPRGDADEPAATPTIMPELIVRGSAAPLR, encoded by the coding sequence ATGAGCGACGACGCCCCCGGCCGCAGGCCGAGCATCCGCGATGTCGCGCGGCTCGCGGGCGTCTCGCATCAGACCGTCTCCCGCGTGCTCAACGAGCACCCCAGCATCCGGCCCGAGACGCGCGAGCGCGTGCTCACGGTCATGGCGGAGCTGCAGTACCGCCCGAACCGGGCCGCCCGCGCGCTGGTCACCAGCCGGTCGCAGACCATCGGCATCCTCTCCGCCTCCAGCACGATGTACGGCCCCGCGTCCAGCATCGCGTCGATCGAGGCAGCCGCGCAGGAGCGGGGCTACTGGGTGAGCACGGCGAACATCGACGCCTCGGCTCCGCAGTCCATCCCCGACGGCATCGCGCATCTGATGGCGCAGTCGATCGAGGGACTCGTCGTCATCGCGCCGCAGGTGCGGGTGTTCCGGGCGCTCGCCGCCCAGCAGCTCGACATCCCGTACGTCACCCTCCAGTCGACCGGCCTCGACCCCGACCACACCCTCACCGTCGACCAGATCGGCGGGGCGCGCCTCGCGACGAAACACCTGATCAGCCTGGGACATCGGCAGATCTACCACCTCGCAGGACCGCAGGACTGGATCGAGGCGGAGGCGCGCATGCGCGGATTCCTCGAGGAGATGAGCGCGAACGACATCCCCACCACCGCACCGATCCTGGGGGACTGGACGGCCGAGTTCGGCTACTACGCCGGCCGCGAGCTGCTGCGGGTGCGGGACTTCACCGCGATCTTCTCGTCGAACGACCAGATGGCGCTCGGACTGATGCACGCGATCCGCGACGAGGGGCTGGATGTGCCCCGCGACATCAGCATCGTCGGCTTCGACGACATCCCCGAGGCGGCTCACTTCTGGCCGCCGCTGACGACCGTGCGGCAGGACTTCGCGGAACTCGGCAGGCGCTGCGTCGACCTGCTGCTGGGTCCGCGCGGCGACGCGGATGAGCCCGCCGCCACCCCGACGATCATGCCCGAGCTGATCGTCCGCGGGTCCGCAGCGCCCCTCCGCTGA
- a CDS encoding Gfo/Idh/MocA family protein, producing MTGLRWGILATGGIAHSFARDLRTAGLDLAAVGSRRLESAERFAAEFDIPRAHGSYEGLVADPDVDIVYIATPHPMHAEDALLAISHGKHVLVEKPFTLTGAEAAAVRDAARAQGVLAMEAMWTRYLPHMARIRELVASGALGEVRTAFADHTQQLPADPEHRLNALELGGGALLDLGIYPVSFTWDVLGAPSSVTATARLGETGADTEVATLFTHAGGAVSSTLSSSRAAGPNTAHIVGTTARIDIDRVWYTPTSFRLITPDGTIVEDYVSQVEGRGMQYQAIAAEQFVADGSLDSDVLPLDDTVAIMETMDEIRRQIGVAYPSEA from the coding sequence ATGACCGGACTTCGCTGGGGAATCCTCGCCACGGGTGGCATCGCCCACTCCTTCGCACGCGACCTGCGCACCGCGGGACTCGACCTCGCCGCCGTCGGCTCGCGCCGGCTCGAATCGGCCGAGCGGTTCGCGGCGGAGTTCGACATCCCCCGCGCCCACGGATCGTACGAGGGCCTCGTCGCCGACCCGGACGTCGACATCGTCTACATCGCCACGCCGCACCCGATGCACGCCGAGGATGCCCTGCTCGCCATCTCGCACGGCAAGCACGTGCTCGTCGAGAAGCCCTTCACGCTGACCGGCGCCGAGGCAGCCGCCGTGCGCGACGCCGCACGAGCGCAGGGCGTGCTCGCCATGGAGGCGATGTGGACGCGGTACCTGCCGCACATGGCGCGGATCCGCGAACTCGTCGCGAGCGGTGCGCTCGGCGAAGTGCGGACGGCCTTCGCCGACCACACCCAGCAGCTGCCGGCCGATCCGGAGCACCGCCTGAACGCGCTCGAGCTCGGCGGCGGCGCCCTGCTCGATCTCGGGATCTACCCGGTCTCGTTCACGTGGGACGTGCTGGGGGCGCCGTCGTCGGTGACCGCAACCGCTCGACTGGGCGAGACGGGCGCCGACACCGAGGTGGCCACGCTGTTCACCCACGCCGGCGGCGCCGTATCGAGCACGCTCTCGTCGTCCCGCGCGGCCGGCCCCAACACAGCGCACATCGTCGGCACGACCGCGCGCATCGACATCGACCGCGTCTGGTACACCCCGACCTCGTTCCGGCTGATCACCCCGGACGGCACGATCGTCGAGGACTACGTCTCGCAGGTCGAGGGCCGCGGCATGCAGTACCAGGCGATCGCCGCAGAGCAGTTCGTCGCCGATGGGTCGCTCGACAGCGACGTGCTGCCGCTGGACGACACCGTCGCGATCATGGAGACGATGGACGAGATCCGCCGTCAGATCGGCGTCGCCTACCCCTCGGAGGCCTGA
- a CDS encoding PLD nuclease N-terminal domain-containing protein, with protein sequence MPYVFSLLVVGAMIFALVDIITRDEWQVKHLPRWAWLLMVLVLPFIGTVLWFALGREYTGGAARAQRAPARQSAPTGYVAPTHGRRSTEEQLADLEREIEEERLRAEIARRARDQASEG encoded by the coding sequence ATGCCGTATGTGTTCTCCCTCCTCGTGGTCGGCGCCATGATCTTCGCGCTCGTCGACATCATCACGCGCGACGAGTGGCAGGTGAAGCACCTGCCGCGCTGGGCGTGGCTGCTCATGGTCCTGGTGCTCCCGTTCATCGGCACCGTGCTCTGGTTCGCCCTCGGCCGCGAGTACACCGGGGGAGCGGCGCGGGCGCAGCGCGCCCCGGCGCGGCAGAGCGCCCCGACCGGGTACGTGGCACCGACGCACGGACGGCGCAGCACCGAGGAGCAGCTGGCGGATCTCGAGCGTGAGATCGAAGAGGAGCGCCTGCGTGCGGAGATCGCGCGACGCGCGCGCGATCAGGCCTCCGAGGGGTAG
- a CDS encoding NYN domain-containing protein, with translation MPDPQNPRVAVYLDFDNIVMSWYDRVHGRNAYSRDRQRISENAGDPEIAERLAAATIDVGAIIDYAASFGTLVLTRAYADWSAPVNAVYRSQLVARAVDLVQLFPAAAYAKNGADIRLAVDTVEDMFRLPDLTHVVIVAGDSDYVPLAQRCKRLGRYVVGVGVAGSTAKSLAAACDEFEAYDSLPGVPRVTRETAKDAAARSRGKAKAPAATAEEPQAEGAPTDAPVTTAKTRSGSRRSPAKPAPDAESTAEPAETAAGAPRAAEVEAALNDALGGAAAPAKRTSRRATTKSVAASAEAAPEVAQPDEPDPQETATRLLERALRLGHDKNDDSEWLHSSAVKTHMRRMDPSFSEKALGYRSFNDFVKARESIAELEETGHERLVRLRE, from the coding sequence ATGCCGGACCCCCAGAACCCCCGCGTCGCGGTCTACCTCGACTTCGACAACATCGTCATGAGCTGGTACGACCGGGTGCACGGGCGCAACGCCTACTCGCGTGACCGCCAGCGCATCAGCGAGAACGCCGGCGACCCCGAGATCGCCGAGCGCCTCGCGGCTGCCACCATCGACGTGGGCGCGATCATCGACTACGCCGCCTCGTTCGGCACGCTCGTGCTCACCCGGGCGTACGCGGACTGGTCGGCGCCGGTGAACGCGGTGTACCGCTCCCAGCTCGTCGCCCGCGCGGTCGACCTGGTGCAGCTGTTCCCCGCCGCCGCTTACGCGAAGAACGGCGCGGACATCCGCCTCGCCGTCGACACCGTGGAGGACATGTTCCGCCTGCCCGACCTCACGCACGTCGTGATCGTCGCGGGCGACAGCGACTACGTGCCGCTCGCCCAGCGCTGCAAGCGTCTCGGCCGCTATGTGGTGGGCGTGGGCGTCGCCGGCTCCACGGCCAAATCGCTCGCCGCCGCGTGCGACGAGTTCGAGGCCTACGACTCGCTCCCTGGCGTCCCACGCGTGACGCGCGAGACGGCGAAGGATGCTGCCGCTCGAAGCCGCGGCAAGGCCAAGGCCCCCGCGGCGACCGCCGAGGAGCCGCAAGCCGAGGGCGCGCCGACGGACGCCCCGGTCACGACCGCCAAGACGCGGTCGGGGTCGCGGCGCTCCCCTGCGAAGCCCGCCCCCGACGCCGAGAGCACGGCGGAGCCGGCCGAGACAGCCGCAGGCGCACCGCGCGCGGCCGAGGTCGAGGCAGCCCTCAACGACGCGCTCGGCGGTGCGGCCGCACCTGCGAAGCGCACGAGCAGGCGAGCCACGACCAAGAGCGTCGCCGCGAGCGCGGAGGCCGCACCCGAGGTGGCACAGCCCGACGAGCCGGACCCGCAGGAGACCGCGACGCGACTGCTCGAGCGCGCCCTCCGCCTCGGTCATGACAAGAACGACGACTCCGAGTGGCTGCACAGCTCGGCGGTGAAGACCCACATGCGGCGGATGGACCCCTCGTTCAGCGAGAAGGCCCTCGGCTACCGCTCCTTCAACGACTTCGTGAAGGCACGCGAATCGATCGCCGAGCTCGAGGAGACCGGGCACGAGCGCCTCGTGCGCCTGCGCGAGTGA
- a CDS encoding alpha/beta fold hydrolase, with amino-acid sequence MSSITADDGVRLDYTVSGDPAGRPVVLLAGFKAAATTWRYQLKPLQDAGYRVIAVDLRGHGTSERPAEGVDMARRGADVHAVLERLDLNDVVLIGGSMGGNTIWAYLQQHGAARVGAVVIVDQTPKMLNTPDWPHGFYGYDASNVDTYFAERIPDTGHGTPIARRGMRLVRLLRLMKGADAGALSEGELALLDDHAKKDWRPVIAATSVPVLFVAGAESEFWPSAHAVAAAALASRGTAVVLANDGHAANMEQPKAFNRAVLQFLAGAS; translated from the coding sequence ATGAGCTCGATCACCGCCGACGACGGGGTGCGCCTGGACTACACCGTGTCGGGCGACCCCGCAGGGCGGCCGGTGGTGCTGCTGGCCGGCTTCAAGGCGGCCGCGACGACATGGCGCTATCAGCTGAAGCCCCTGCAGGATGCGGGGTATCGCGTGATCGCCGTCGACCTCCGTGGGCACGGCACGAGCGAACGCCCGGCCGAGGGTGTCGACATGGCGCGCCGTGGCGCCGACGTGCACGCCGTGCTCGAGCGTCTCGACCTGAACGACGTCGTGCTCATCGGCGGTTCGATGGGCGGAAACACGATCTGGGCGTACCTGCAGCAGCACGGTGCCGCGAGAGTCGGCGCGGTCGTCATCGTGGACCAGACGCCGAAGATGCTCAACACGCCGGACTGGCCGCACGGCTTCTACGGCTACGACGCCTCGAACGTCGACACGTACTTCGCCGAGCGCATCCCCGACACCGGCCACGGTACGCCGATCGCACGCAGGGGGATGCGGCTGGTACGGCTCCTCCGCCTGATGAAGGGCGCGGATGCCGGTGCTCTCAGCGAGGGTGAGCTCGCCCTCCTGGACGACCACGCGAAGAAGGACTGGCGTCCCGTCATCGCGGCGACGAGCGTACCCGTGCTCTTCGTCGCCGGCGCGGAGAGCGAGTTCTGGCCGAGCGCGCACGCGGTCGCCGCTGCCGCGCTCGCGTCGCGGGGGACGGCGGTCGTGCTCGCGAACGACGGGCACGCGGCGAACATGGAGCAGCCGAAGGCCTTCAACCGCGCGGTGCTGCAGTTCCTCGCCGGCGCGAGCTGA
- a CDS encoding FAD-binding oxidoreductase, which translates to MTDAALADLARLLSPDSLILDESVREAYAHDDAEWAEYTTPSAVVRAASIDDVVATVTWAARHGVAIVPRGAGTGLSGGANATSGSLVLTLERMTEVLEVNVEERYARVQAGVLNDALRQEVAASGLWYPPDPASQAISTIGGNVATNAGGICCVKYGVTRDYVLGLTVVLADGSIARLGRTTAKGVTGYDLTALMVGSEGTLGIVVEATLKLLPPGGREERAVVGYFPSLTAAGRAVAAVAAAGIVPAALELIDRMCLHAVAQWQGWDLPEGAAALLLAKVDEAGEAGERLAARLEDAFRDAGGAAVERADDPAEIDRLFRARRLAYPALERLGPVLTEDVCVPRGAVPEMLARIEAIAADADVVIANIAHAGDGNLHPLIIAPEGDEAAKARAKGAFDRIVTACRALGGTVTGEHGVGLLKLPGAAAELSPTVIRLHADIKRALDPQGILNPGKAFPTEGAPA; encoded by the coding sequence ATGACCGATGCTGCTCTCGCCGACCTCGCCCGCCTGCTGTCGCCCGACTCCCTGATCCTCGACGAGAGTGTCCGTGAGGCTTACGCCCACGATGACGCGGAATGGGCGGAGTACACGACACCGTCCGCTGTGGTCAGGGCCGCGTCCATCGACGACGTCGTGGCCACGGTGACCTGGGCGGCCCGCCACGGTGTCGCGATCGTCCCGCGCGGGGCCGGCACTGGTCTGTCGGGCGGGGCGAACGCGACGAGCGGAAGTCTCGTCCTCACGCTCGAGCGGATGACCGAGGTGCTCGAGGTCAACGTCGAGGAGCGCTACGCCCGGGTGCAGGCCGGTGTGCTCAACGACGCGCTGCGGCAGGAGGTCGCGGCATCCGGACTCTGGTACCCGCCCGACCCCGCGAGCCAGGCGATCTCGACGATCGGCGGCAACGTCGCGACCAACGCCGGCGGCATCTGCTGCGTCAAGTACGGCGTCACCCGCGACTACGTGCTGGGCCTCACGGTGGTGCTCGCCGACGGCAGCATCGCCCGGCTCGGACGCACGACCGCGAAGGGCGTCACCGGGTATGACCTCACGGCGCTGATGGTGGGCTCGGAGGGCACCCTCGGCATCGTCGTCGAGGCGACTCTGAAGCTGCTGCCGCCCGGCGGCCGCGAGGAGCGAGCCGTCGTGGGCTACTTCCCTTCACTCACGGCAGCCGGGCGCGCAGTCGCGGCCGTCGCCGCGGCGGGCATCGTGCCGGCGGCACTCGAGCTGATCGACCGGATGTGCCTGCACGCCGTGGCGCAGTGGCAGGGGTGGGATCTGCCGGAGGGTGCGGCGGCGCTGCTGCTGGCCAAGGTCGACGAGGCCGGCGAAGCCGGAGAGCGACTGGCCGCCCGGCTCGAGGATGCCTTCCGCGACGCCGGCGGCGCGGCGGTCGAGCGGGCGGACGACCCCGCCGAGATCGACCGGCTGTTCCGCGCCCGCCGCTTGGCGTATCCCGCACTCGAGCGGCTCGGTCCGGTCCTCACCGAGGATGTGTGCGTGCCCCGCGGCGCGGTGCCCGAGATGCTCGCCCGCATCGAGGCGATCGCCGCCGATGCCGACGTCGTGATCGCCAACATCGCCCATGCGGGTGACGGCAATCTGCACCCGCTCATCATCGCGCCCGAGGGAGACGAGGCAGCGAAGGCCAGGGCCAAGGGCGCCTTCGATCGCATCGTGACCGCGTGCCGCGCCCTGGGCGGCACCGTCACCGGCGAGCATGGGGTGGGCCTGTTGAAGCTGCCTGGTGCCGCGGCGGAGCTGAGCCCGACCGTCATCCGTCTGCACGCGGACATCAAGCGAGCGCTCGACCCGCAGGGCATCCTCAACCCCGGCAAGGCGTTCCCGACGGAAGGTGCCCCCGCATGA
- a CDS encoding CitMHS family transporter: protein MHTSSLILAAAADEGYDTAFVPPEGVLVILGFAMVLTFMVLIMTRRLTPMVALILVPTAFGLFAGAGLGLGDMILEAIGTMAPTAALLMFAIMFFGIMIDVGLFDPLIRFITRLLGDDPAKVVLGTALLAGAVSLDGDGSTTFIITTSAMLPIYLRLGMSPVVLTCVAGLMNGTLNIVPWGGPTVRAAAALGVEPTDIFVPMLPSLAAGLVVALTFAWFLGLSERRRLAGSIDTSRLDAGTRGDGILGAPRLFRGADAKPGARANLRTGNLVTVSGSRSAVAVAELADPSDTAMADTMLDPNRATLRPKLIWFNLALTLAVMVLLVLDIFPLPYVFMVGAAVALFVNFPKLKSQADEIVAHAPSIVGVVSMVLAAGVLVGVLNGTGMVDAMASWITTVIPAPLGPFMAVITGVLSIPFTFFMSNDAFYFGILPILAESAATYGITPVEMARASVTGQPVHLQSPLVPAILLLVSLANVNLGDHHKKVLWRATVVSLVMLTVGVLVGSIPFAA from the coding sequence ATGCACACCAGCTCTCTCATCCTCGCGGCAGCGGCCGACGAGGGATACGACACGGCCTTCGTGCCGCCCGAGGGCGTCCTCGTGATCCTCGGGTTCGCGATGGTGCTCACCTTCATGGTGCTCATCATGACGCGGCGCCTGACGCCGATGGTCGCGCTGATCCTCGTGCCGACCGCGTTCGGCCTGTTCGCCGGCGCGGGCCTGGGCCTCGGCGACATGATCCTCGAGGCGATCGGCACGATGGCGCCGACCGCGGCCCTGCTGATGTTCGCGATCATGTTCTTCGGCATCATGATCGACGTCGGCCTGTTCGACCCGCTCATCCGCTTCATCACGCGGCTGCTCGGCGACGACCCCGCCAAGGTCGTGCTCGGCACCGCCCTGCTCGCGGGCGCCGTCTCCCTCGACGGCGACGGCTCGACGACCTTCATCATCACGACCTCGGCGATGCTGCCGATCTACCTCCGGCTCGGGATGAGCCCGGTCGTCCTGACCTGCGTCGCCGGTCTGATGAACGGCACCCTGAACATCGTCCCCTGGGGCGGCCCGACCGTCCGCGCCGCCGCGGCGCTCGGCGTCGAGCCGACCGACATCTTCGTGCCGATGCTGCCGTCGCTGGCCGCCGGTCTCGTCGTCGCGCTCACCTTCGCCTGGTTCCTCGGGCTGTCGGAGCGCCGTCGTCTCGCCGGATCGATCGACACGTCACGACTGGATGCCGGCACGCGCGGTGACGGGATCCTGGGTGCTCCTCGCCTCTTCCGCGGCGCCGACGCCAAGCCCGGCGCACGGGCGAACCTGCGCACCGGGAACCTCGTCACGGTCTCGGGCAGCCGGAGCGCCGTCGCTGTCGCCGAGCTGGCGGACCCGAGCGACACCGCGATGGCCGACACCATGCTCGACCCGAACCGGGCGACGCTGCGACCGAAGCTCATCTGGTTCAACCTCGCCCTGACGCTCGCCGTCATGGTGCTGCTGGTGCTCGACATCTTCCCGCTGCCGTATGTGTTCATGGTGGGCGCCGCGGTCGCGCTGTTCGTCAACTTCCCGAAGCTGAAGTCGCAGGCGGATGAGATCGTCGCGCACGCGCCGAGCATCGTCGGGGTGGTCTCCATGGTCCTCGCCGCCGGCGTGCTGGTCGGCGTGCTCAACGGCACGGGCATGGTCGACGCGATGGCGAGCTGGATCACGACGGTCATCCCCGCTCCGCTCGGACCCTTCATGGCGGTGATCACCGGCGTGCTGTCGATCCCGTTCACGTTCTTCATGTCGAACGACGCGTTCTACTTCGGGATCCTGCCGATCCTCGCCGAGAGCGCGGCGACGTACGGGATCACCCCCGTGGAGATGGCGCGGGCGTCGGTGACCGGTCAGCCGGTGCATCTGCAGAGCCCGCTCGTCCCCGCCATCCTGCTGCTGGTGTCGCTCGCCAACGTGAACCTGGGCGATCACCACAAGAAGGTGCTGTGGCGCGCGACCGTGGTCTCGCTGGTCATGCTCACGGTCGGCGTGCTGGTGGGATCGATCCCCTTCGCGGCCTGA
- a CDS encoding sensor histidine kinase, giving the protein MRFATRVLLLQLALVAAVVAMCTTVFLVLGVQQLRAESESSALNIARTVAEDPDVRALVAEISADPGSPDPDELKDGPLQELSTAVAARTDALFVVIADDHGIRLAHPNEALLGEVVSTPFADVLAGNEVVDWERGTLGESARAKVPILPFGGGAPVGEVSVGFERASVFDDLPVLIATIAVAALGAFALAALATFVMRRRWERLTLGLQPEELVSLVQNQAAVLDGVGDGVVALDPRGVVRVCNTAAERMLGLAAPIGRTLVEAGATASVVAAISAGGARDGMVVGDRVLYLDSHPVQRDGRSLGDVVIVRDRTDLVALSERLDTVRAMTGALRVQRHEFANRLHVATGLIDADRPADARAFLAEQLERGAVDFPVAGLGRVTDPFLQSFLGAKSLELGERGVALTVGEGTLVLGTLTQVEDVAAILGNLLDNAATAAARAGAPARVETTFLTDVDQLVMTVADSGHGIAAGVDVFTTTGRENLPADALHGLGIGLPLSRELARRRGGDVWIIDPGGRGAGAVFGARVPGVVVPQHPSSREETP; this is encoded by the coding sequence ATGAGATTCGCGACGAGGGTGCTGCTGCTGCAGCTCGCGCTCGTCGCGGCCGTGGTCGCGATGTGCACGACGGTGTTCCTGGTCCTCGGCGTCCAGCAGCTGCGCGCCGAGTCGGAGTCGTCGGCCCTGAACATCGCCCGCACGGTCGCGGAGGACCCCGACGTCCGCGCCCTCGTGGCGGAGATCTCGGCAGATCCGGGCAGTCCGGATCCGGATGAGCTGAAGGACGGCCCGCTGCAGGAGCTGTCGACGGCCGTCGCCGCGCGCACCGATGCGCTGTTCGTCGTCATCGCCGATGATCACGGCATCCGTCTCGCCCATCCGAACGAGGCCCTGCTCGGCGAGGTCGTCTCGACCCCGTTCGCGGACGTGCTCGCCGGCAACGAGGTCGTGGACTGGGAGCGCGGCACGCTCGGCGAGTCCGCGCGCGCGAAGGTGCCTATCCTCCCCTTCGGGGGCGGTGCGCCCGTCGGCGAAGTGAGCGTGGGGTTCGAACGGGCCAGTGTCTTCGACGACCTGCCCGTGCTGATCGCGACGATCGCAGTGGCCGCGCTCGGCGCGTTCGCTCTGGCCGCGCTCGCGACGTTCGTCATGCGTCGGCGCTGGGAGCGCCTGACCCTCGGCCTGCAGCCGGAGGAGCTCGTGTCGCTGGTGCAGAATCAGGCGGCCGTGCTCGACGGCGTCGGCGACGGTGTCGTCGCCCTCGACCCGCGCGGCGTCGTGCGCGTGTGCAACACCGCGGCCGAGCGGATGCTGGGACTCGCCGCTCCGATCGGCCGCACCCTGGTCGAGGCAGGGGCGACGGCCTCCGTGGTCGCGGCGATCTCCGCCGGCGGCGCCCGCGACGGCATGGTTGTCGGCGACCGCGTGCTCTACCTCGACAGCCACCCGGTGCAGCGCGACGGGCGGAGCCTGGGCGACGTGGTCATCGTCCGCGACCGCACCGATCTGGTGGCGCTCAGCGAGCGACTCGACACGGTGCGCGCGATGACCGGAGCGCTGCGGGTGCAGCGGCACGAGTTCGCCAACCGCCTGCACGTCGCGACCGGCCTGATCGACGCCGACCGTCCGGCGGACGCGCGCGCATTCCTCGCCGAGCAGCTCGAGCGGGGCGCCGTGGACTTCCCCGTGGCCGGACTCGGCCGGGTCACCGACCCGTTCCTGCAGTCGTTCCTGGGCGCCAAGTCGCTCGAACTCGGCGAGCGCGGGGTCGCGCTGACCGTGGGCGAGGGCACCCTCGTGCTCGGCACCCTCACGCAGGTGGAGGACGTCGCCGCGATCCTCGGCAACCTGCTCGACAACGCCGCGACGGCGGCGGCTCGCGCCGGGGCACCTGCTCGCGTCGAGACGACGTTCCTCACCGACGTCGACCAGCTCGTCATGACCGTGGCCGATTCCGGCCACGGCATCGCCGCCGGCGTCGACGTGTTCACGACCACGGGCAGGGAGAACCTGCCGGCCGATGCCCTCCACGGTCTCGGCATCGGCCTGCCGCTCTCGCGCGAGCTCGCGCGGCGGCGCGGCGGCGACGTGTGGATCATCGACCCTGGTGGCAGGGGGGCGGGTGCGGTCTTCGGCGCGCGTGTGCCCGGTGTCGTCGTGCCGCAGCATCCGTCCTCCCGAGAGGAGACCCCATGA
- a CDS encoding response regulator, producing the protein MTLRVLVVDDDFRVAGLHRDIVADKAGFAVLDPVRSVADAVAAIRDQRPDLLLVDVYLPDGDGIELARTAGIDAFVLSAANDAATVRRALHAGALGYLVKPFEPRALTERLDRYARFRNLIGADRPLGQDELDRALAILHGVGDQSTASRSATEQLILETLGTTEASAAEIGELAGISRATAQRHLSALAARGVIDVRLRYGTTGRPEHRYAVSAPAR; encoded by the coding sequence ATGACCCTGCGCGTCCTCGTCGTCGACGACGACTTCCGGGTAGCCGGACTGCACCGCGACATCGTCGCGGACAAGGCCGGATTCGCCGTGCTCGACCCGGTTCGTTCCGTGGCCGACGCGGTCGCCGCGATCCGGGACCAGCGGCCGGATCTGCTGCTGGTGGACGTGTATCTGCCCGATGGAGACGGCATCGAGCTCGCGCGCACGGCCGGCATCGACGCCTTCGTGCTGTCCGCGGCGAACGACGCGGCCACGGTGCGCCGCGCGCTGCACGCCGGCGCGCTCGGCTACCTCGTGAAGCCGTTCGAGCCGCGCGCCCTCACCGAGCGGCTCGACCGCTACGCGCGCTTCCGCAACCTGATCGGCGCCGACCGTCCGCTCGGTCAGGACGAGCTCGACCGGGCCCTCGCGATCCTGCACGGGGTGGGCGACCAGTCGACGGCGTCACGGTCGGCCACGGAGCAGCTCATCCTGGAGACCCTCGGCACGACGGAGGCCTCGGCCGCCGAGATCGGCGAGCTCGCCGGGATCTCGCGGGCGACAGCGCAGCGTCACCTGTCCGCGCTGGCCGCGCGGGGCGTGATCGACGTGCGGCTGCGCTACGGGACGACCGGCCGCCCCGAGCACCGGTACGCGGTGAGCGCACCCGCCCGCTGA
- a CDS encoding DoxX family protein, protein MKTFARWVLAGAMVFAGVSHLFWARKEFQAQVPDLITETLPIDKDGVVVASGAVEIMLGAALVLFPKDRPRVGAILAAFFIAIFPGNIAQYLDKRDGFGLDTDAKRLVRLVFQPVLVAWAWWSTRP, encoded by the coding sequence ATGAAGACATTCGCACGCTGGGTCCTCGCCGGCGCCATGGTGTTCGCCGGAGTCAGCCACCTGTTCTGGGCGCGCAAGGAGTTCCAGGCGCAGGTGCCCGACCTCATCACCGAGACCCTCCCGATCGACAAGGACGGTGTCGTGGTCGCCTCCGGCGCCGTCGAGATCATGCTCGGCGCGGCGCTCGTGCTGTTCCCGAAGGATCGCCCGAGAGTCGGCGCGATCCTCGCGGCGTTCTTCATCGCGATCTTCCCCGGCAACATCGCGCAGTACCTCGACAAGCGCGATGGGTTCGGGCTCGACACCGACGCGAAGCGCCTCGTGCGGCTGGTCTTCCAGCCCGTGCTCGTCGCGTGGGCGTGGTGGTCGACGCGCCCGTGA
- a CDS encoding NAD-dependent deacylase, which produces MRIVVLTGAGISAESGVPTFRDADGLWEGHRVEEVATPEGFEADPDLVLQFYDERRRASASVHPNAAHLALARLEREFGERMLVVTQNVDDLHERAGTHRLLHMHGELFRARCTHCRARPQWQGDLIGLPPCPECGVAALRPDVVWFGEMPYGLDEIERAVATCDLFVSIGTSGAVYPAAGYAALAAALGARTLELNLVPSDAAVPFDEVRAGLATVVVPAWVDELVR; this is translated from the coding sequence ATGCGCATCGTCGTCCTCACCGGCGCGGGCATTTCGGCCGAGAGCGGCGTGCCGACGTTCCGCGATGCGGACGGGCTCTGGGAGGGGCACCGGGTCGAGGAGGTCGCCACCCCGGAGGGATTCGAGGCCGACCCCGACCTCGTGCTGCAGTTCTATGACGAGCGACGGCGGGCGTCGGCATCCGTCCATCCGAACGCCGCACATCTCGCGCTCGCGCGCCTGGAGCGCGAGTTCGGCGAGCGGATGCTGGTCGTCACCCAGAACGTCGACGACCTGCACGAGCGCGCGGGCACCCATCGGCTGCTGCACATGCACGGCGAGCTCTTCCGTGCCCGGTGCACGCATTGCCGGGCCCGACCGCAGTGGCAGGGCGACCTGATCGGCCTGCCGCCGTGCCCGGAGTGCGGCGTCGCCGCGCTGCGGCCGGACGTGGTGTGGTTCGGCGAGATGCCCTACGGGCTCGACGAGATCGAGCGGGCTGTCGCGACGTGCGACCTGTTCGTGTCGATCGGCACCTCCGGTGCGGTGTATCCGGCGGCCGGGTACGCCGCACTGGCCGCTGCCCTCGGCGCGCGCACCCTCGAGCTCAACCTCGTGCCGAGCGACGCGGCCGTGCCCTTCGACGAGGTCCGTGCAGGTCTCGCCACCGTCGTCGTGCCCGCATGGGTCGACGAGCTCGTCCGGTGA